From one Primulina huaijiensis isolate GDHJ02 unplaced genomic scaffold, ASM1229523v2 scaffold10763, whole genome shotgun sequence genomic stretch:
- the LOC140965528 gene encoding LOW QUALITY PROTEIN: alanine--glyoxylate aminotransferase 2 homolog 3, mitochondrial-like (The sequence of the model RefSeq protein was modified relative to this genomic sequence to represent the inferred CDS: deleted 2 bases in 1 codon; substituted 1 base at 1 genomic stop codon) encodes MHYLTHVNIVHGKMQYLFDDNGRRYVDAFGGIATVCCGHCHPDVVKAVTDQTKSLQHSTILYLNHAIADFAEALASNLPGDLKAVFFTNSGTEANELAMMMARFYTGCHDIISLRNAXHGNAAGTMGATAQCNWKFNVVQSGVHHAVNPDPYRGFFGADGEKYAKDVQDLIQFGTSGHVAGFITEAIQGVDGIVELAPGYLPAVYQSIRNAGGLRIADEVQSGFARTGSHFWGFESHDVVPDIVTMAKGIGNGVPLGAVVTTRKVAEVLTRRSYFNTFGGNPVSTAAGLAVLRVVDRENLQENAHVVGSYLKNRLNSLKVKHEIIGDVRGRGLMLGVELVTDGQLKTPAKIEILPVMDQMKDMGVLIGKGGFHGNVFRITPPLCFSRDDADFVVDVIDLAMTK; translated from the exons ATGCATTACTTAACACATGTCAATATAGTGCACGGCAAGATGCAGTACTTATTTGATGACAACGGGCGTAGATACGTCGATGCTTTCGGCGGTATTGCGACAGTGTGTTGTGGCCATTGTCACCCTGATGTGGTTAAAGCTGTTACCGATCAAACCAAAAGTTTGCAACACTCAACTATTCTATATCTAAATCATGCAATTGCCGATTTTGCTGAAGCACTGGCTTCCAATCTACCTGGAGATCTCAAG GCTGTTTTCTTTACGAATTCTGGGACGGAGGCGAATGAACTAGCAATGATGATGGCTCGATTTTACACAGGTTGTCATGATATCATATCCCTCAGAAACGCGTAACATGGAAATGCAGCAGGGACCATGGGAGCCACTGCGCAATGTAATTGGAAATTCAATGTTGTGCAG AGCGGAGTTCACCATGCCGTTAATCCAGACCCCTACAGGGGT TTCTTTGGTGCAGATggtgaaaaatatgcaaaagaCGTTCAAGATTTAATCCAGTTTGGAACTTCTGGTCATGTAGCTGGTTTTATAACTGAAGCAATACAG GGTGTAGATGGGATCGTCGAGTTAGCTCCAGGTTATTTGCCTGCTGTATACCAAAGCATAAGAAATGCAGGAGGACTTCGTATTGCAGACGAGGTTCAGTCCGGATTTGCTCGCACTGGAAGCCATTTTTGGGGATTTGAGTCCCATGATGTTGTCCCTGATATAGTTACCATGGCTAAG GGGATAGGCAACGGAGTTCCCCTCGGAGCTGTGGTAACTACTCGTAAGGTAGCTGAAGTCTTGACCCGAAGAAGTTACTTCAACACGTTTGGAGGAAACCCCGTCAGTACAGCAGCTGGACTCGCTGTTCTAAGAGTCGTCGACAGAGAAAACCTTCAAGAAAACGCTCATGTAGTTGGTTCTTACCTAAAAAATCGCCTCAATTCTCTCAAAGTCAAACATGAAA TTATTGGTGATGTGAGGGGAAGAGGATTAATGCTTGGGGTTGAACTGGTTACGGATGGCCAACTGAAGACCCCTGCGAAAATCGAAATTCTTCCAGTGATGGACCAAATGAAAG ATATGGGAGTACTTATAGGAAAAGGAGGCTTCCACGGAAATGTATTCAGAATTACACCTCCACTCTGCTTCAGTAGGGATGATGCTG ACTTTGTTGTGGATGTAATAGACCTTGCAATGACCAAATAA